GACGGCGCAGCCAACCGGTCAGCCAGTTGTGGTGAGCGTGGTAGAGGCCTTCGACGGTGGAGGAGAGGGCACTGGACACCGAGGTGACTCCGGCGTCCGATGACGCGATTGGGAGTAAGAATTGTTCGCATTGTATTCCGGGCGACAGGGTGTAGCAATCCTGTTCGACCTGCGGGGTATTCGGGGGCAAACCCGGCTAAACAGAGATCGCAGCAGCTCATCTCCAATCTTTGCTTATGAGAATTGAAATCATTACTATTGCACCCTCTTGACCTTGCCCCGGACCGTCGCCCCATGAAAAGCAAAGCCGCCGGCCTGCCCCTGAGCTACCGCCTGGCTGTGACCTCGCGCAGCCTGGCTGCGTTGTTGGGCGGCTACCTGCTGGCCTCGGCGGCCAGCGTCTGTGTCAGCCTGCTGATGCCCGGCGCCCAGGTCGATGCGGCACTGACCGGGATGATGCTGTCGTTCGTGTTCTACCTGCTCGCCTTCATCTGGTGCTTCGCCTGCCGCAGCGCATTGCGCGCCTGGCTGGGCGTATTGCTGCCGAGCCTGGTGCTGGGCGCGATCGGCGGGCTGGCTTACTGGATGAAGAACCCATGAAAGAGGGCTTCCGCCAGGCCATGGCCTGGCTGCATACCTGGACCGGCCTGATCTTCGGCTGGCTGTTGTTCGCCATCTTCCTCACCGGCACGCTTGCCTACTTCAAGGAAGAGATCAACCACTGGACCAAACCGGAAATCCACAGCCATCCGCTGAATCCGGCGGCCAGCCTGGAGATGGCGCAGCGCTACCTGCAAGCCAACGCCGCCGATGCCAGCACCTGGTTCATCCGCCTGCCCAGCGAGCGCGAGGCGGCGCTGAGTGTCGGCTATCGCGATCCCAGCGCCGGTGGCCGACGCGGCTTCACCAGCAAGGAGCTGGACGCGGCCAGCGGCGAGGTGGTCGAGGGCCGCGACAGCCGTGGCGGCGACTTCTTCTACCGTTTCCATTTCCAGTTGGAGATGCCCCACCCCTGGGGGCGCTGGCTGTCGACCTTCTGTGCCTTCATCATGCTGCTGGGGCTGGTGACCGGGATCATCACGCACAAGAAGATCTTCAAGGAGTTCTTCACCTTCCGTCCCGGCAAGGGCCAGCGCTCATGGCTCGATGGCCACAACGCCATTGGCGTGCTGGTACTGCCCTTCCACCTGATGATCAGCTACAGCAGCCTGGTGATCTTCATGTACATGGTCATGCCGGCCGGAATCATGGCCAGCTATGGCAGCCCCAACGGTTATTTCAACGACCTGTTCGGCCGTGACGAGGTGCCGAAGGTGGCCGGGGTGGCCACGCCGCTGGTCCCACTGTCGAGCCTGTACGCCAAGGTCCAGGAGCAAGCGCCAGGCGCACGCATGGGCTTCATTCAGGTGCAGAATCCTGGCGACCAGAATGCCCGTGTCACCTTGAACCGTGCCTCGGCCGACAGTGTCGCGTACAAGCGCAGCGCCAACTGGACCTTCGACGGTGCCACCGGTGCACTGCTTACCCAAGGTGCGCCGGAAAGCGCCGCGATGATGACCTCCTTTACCTTTGTCGGTCTGCACATGGGCAACTTCGCCGGGCCATGGCTGCGCTGGTTGTACTTCGTCTTCGGTGTCGCCGGCACGGCGGTGATCGGCACTGGCCTTGTGATGTGGCTGGGCAAGCGTCAGCTCAAGCATGCCAAGAGCGAGCGCATGCCTGCGGAGCTGCGCCTGGTCGAGGTGCTCAACATTGCAAGCATGAGCGGCCTGCTGCTGGGCGTGGCGGCGTTCTTCTGGGCCAATCGCCTGCTGCCGATCGGGCTGCAAGGGCGCGCCGACTGGGAGGTCAATGCGTTCTTCATGGTCTGGGCACTGTCGCTGCTTCACGCCATGCTGCGCCCCGGTCGTCGCGCCTGGGGCGAGCAGTTGGCGCTGGGTGCCGTGGTGTTCGCTGCGTTGCCGCTGCTCAATGCCGTGACCACAGGCCAAGGCCTGGACCATTCGCTGATCGCCGGTGACTGGGCGATGGCCGGCTTCGATCTCACGGCCCTGGCCACCGGGCTGTTCCTCGGCTGGGCGGCCGGCAAGATGCTGCGCGCGCCCAAGCCAGTCGCCAAGCGCTCGGCCAAGGTCAAGGCCCGCACCGAAACCGTGGAGGCGAGCTGATGCTGAGCCTGGCCCTGTTCACCTTTGCCGGCCTGGCTGCCTTGTGCCTGGCCATGGAAAAACACTTCACCGACCTGCTGGGTCGCAAGCCGCGGCCGGCCCAGTTGCGTGCCTTGCGCATCGCCGGCTGGCTGCTGCTGGTGCTGTCGGCGGTACTGGCGGTGCACTTGCGTGGCTGGGCGCTGGGGCTGGTGGAGTGGACGGCCGTGTTGATGGCCGGGCTCACCCTCTGGGTATTCGGCCTGCCGTAC
The Pseudomonas putida genome window above contains:
- a CDS encoding DUF3649 domain-containing protein; translated protein: MKSKAAGLPLSYRLAVTSRSLAALLGGYLLASAASVCVSLLMPGAQVDAALTGMMLSFVFYLLAFIWCFACRSALRAWLGVLLPSLVLGAIGGLAYWMKNP
- a CDS encoding PepSY-associated TM helix domain-containing protein, encoding MKEGFRQAMAWLHTWTGLIFGWLLFAIFLTGTLAYFKEEINHWTKPEIHSHPLNPAASLEMAQRYLQANAADASTWFIRLPSEREAALSVGYRDPSAGGRRGFTSKELDAASGEVVEGRDSRGGDFFYRFHFQLEMPHPWGRWLSTFCAFIMLLGLVTGIITHKKIFKEFFTFRPGKGQRSWLDGHNAIGVLVLPFHLMISYSSLVIFMYMVMPAGIMASYGSPNGYFNDLFGRDEVPKVAGVATPLVPLSSLYAKVQEQAPGARMGFIQVQNPGDQNARVTLNRASADSVAYKRSANWTFDGATGALLTQGAPESAAMMTSFTFVGLHMGNFAGPWLRWLYFVFGVAGTAVIGTGLVMWLGKRQLKHAKSERMPAELRLVEVLNIASMSGLLLGVAAFFWANRLLPIGLQGRADWEVNAFFMVWALSLLHAMLRPGRRAWGEQLALGAVVFAALPLLNAVTTGQGLDHSLIAGDWAMAGFDLTALATGLFLGWAAGKMLRAPKPVAKRSAKVKARTETVEAS
- a CDS encoding DUF3325 domain-containing protein, translating into MLSLALFTFAGLAALCLAMEKHFTDLLGRKPRPAQLRALRIAGWLLLVLSAVLAVHLRGWALGLVEWTAVLMAGLTLWVFGLPYQPRLLLSLAAASLVLAPVVAVFGA